From a region of the Canis lupus dingo isolate Sandy chromosome 5, ASM325472v2, whole genome shotgun sequence genome:
- the POU2AF2 gene encoding uncharacterized protein C11orf53 homolog isoform X2, whose amino-acid sequence MESVPGDYSKRVYQGVRVKHTVKDLLAEKRSRQTSNSRFNSSVSNSQSPFAQMPGSPVTSGYYGVRRSFLSDSDFHSPKQLANDVCTSSSAAKPFACESPAAPGPAGLLDAYFPEPYADPRPPGLPPSAGSLLGASALPPLLPPPFPGDPSHLVLRDSWEQTVPDGLSQTDLVPADTLQTLPPSTGCLSQMESGSTTQHRSSSWGSPLAGAQSYSLHMLEDLYHVPGYPTPPPYPFTPFMTMSNELPHKAVPLSPEEGTDTSSLQDPSSWTKEDGSLVWGSYECRRAY is encoded by the exons TCCCAGGAGACTACAGCAAACGAGTGTATCAAGGCGTGCGAGTGAAGCACACAGTCAAAGATCTACTGGCAGAAAAACGATCCAGGCAGACAAGTAACTCAAGATTTAAC AGCAGTGTCAGCAACTCCCAGTCTCCATTTGCTCAGATGCCAG GCTCACCGGTGACGTCAGGTTACTACGGTGTCCGGAGATCTTTCCTCTCGGACTCGGACTTCCACAGCCCTAAACAGCTCGCAAACGACGTGTGCACCTCCAGCTCCGCGGCCAAGCCCTTCGCCTGCGAGTCCCCCGcggcgcccggccccgcggggcTCCTGGACGCCTACTTCCCCGAGCCCTACGCGGACCCCcggcccccaggcctgccccccagCGCCGGCTCTCTGCTCGGCGCCTCGGCCCTGCCTCCGCTCCTGCCGCCGCCCTTCCCGGGGGACCCCTCGCACTTGGTGCTG agGGACTCATGGGAGCAAACAGTGCCTGATGGTCTCAGCCAGACAGACCTCGTGCCCGCCGACACCCTGCAGACCCTGCCACCCAGCACAGGTTGCCTCTCCCAGATGGAGTCAGGGAGCACCACCCAGCACAGGAGCTCAAGCTGGGGGTCCCCCCTAGCTGGGGCTCAGTCCTACTCACTGCACATGCTGGAGGATCTGTACCATGTGCCAGGGTACCCGACACCACCCCCCTATCCCTTCACCCCTTTCATGACGATGTCCAACGAGCTACCACACAAGGCCGTGCCCCTGTCCCCAGAAGAGGGCACAGACACCTCCAGCCTTCAGGACCCTTCTTCATGGACCAAAGAAGATGGGAGCTTGGTGTGGGGGTCATACGAATGCCGCAGAGCTTACTGA